From Carassius carassius chromosome 15, fCarCar2.1, whole genome shotgun sequence:
gcccttttgctcactctggataagtacagttcttgaatagatgggagagttgaaccgatgattcgttcagcagtccggactaccctctgtagtcttctgagatccgatttagaagctgagctgaaccagacagttactgaagtgcagaggatggattcgatgatggtggagtagaactgtttcagcagatcctgtggcaggttaaaattcctcagctggcgaaggaagtacaacctctgctgggcctttttcacaatggagtcaatgtgaatgtcccacttcaggtcctgagagattttttctgaatgggtgccgtcagaatgtttCACCTTCaatcctccagtgaaaatgttcATTCCCTGTTGCTTAGAACTGTTTtagcttgtaaacggtgcttgatttgCATATTTCTATCCTGATTCAGGTGAGGCAACTTTTTCactgagaaagcaatattattgatGCAGTGATTTGAAatgaaaaacatcttaatgatggatctatttattataaacatgcagcttgaCACTTCATAAGATGTTGATGGATGTACTGGAGTCATgtagattactgtgatgtttttatcagctgtttgaattcttattgtgacggcacccattcactgcagaggatccattggcgaTGTAATACTAAATTTCCCTAACCCTAACTCACCTACAGCTTAGATGGCCTTAGGttacatttttagcaattttttattttggggacAACTATTCCTTTTAGGAAATATTTGTTATTTGATTGATGGCAGACAAAGGACGATGTTTGAAACATGTTTGCAAACAATCATTATTTGCAGTTTTGTTTGGTTCCACTGCTACCATCTGGATTCAGTGTGTGGCTTCACAGAAAGATTAGGAATGATCTAAACCAGGGATAGGCAAcatcagtcctggagggccacaagCTAATCAAGCTAATCATGGTATTCAGGATTATTAAGGCTACAGACAAGTGAGGTTttgtttcagggttggagctaaactctttaGGACATCGGCACTCCAGGACCATCTTTGCCTACCTCTGGTCTAAACATTCATCAAATtttgcttttttcttcttctacaaaataagaaaaaaacctTAGCAACTGAAAACATTACATGGGACTATGGGAGGTCTAACATTTATGTGGCTGTTGGGTCCTGTGTTTGAGAGGTTGTGTTCTTCATGCCAAGAACAGATTGGTATTCCTTTCTTCTCACCACATGAAAGATTTGGGGTCTTGATCTATGAGAGCTTGAGGGTTTAGACAGGCCCTCAGTTGACCTTACATTTAAGGTCAGTGTGTGCTCTTTGTGTGAAAAAAATGCTCTCTGCTTTCATTCCAACTCAAACATTTCTTAACaggaaaaaataaacacttttgtttGCCTAACATAGTAGCTAATTTATTTGGTCATTGCTATGTTTTTAGTTCATTTTGTAACAGACAAACAGACATGCAGACTCATTTCAgttatttgttaaaatatgtattttaaggaATAATTGTATCTTTCTGATGTATTTTTttgacttacacacacacacacacacacacacacacacacacacacacacacacacacacacacacatatatatatatatagaattttaatTAACCTTTTATAAAAGCCAAATGTCCACTGAAGTATGAAGAGTTATGCTTAATTTAGAGGTCAAATTAGGTTTAGTATCAGGTGATACTACATTTTTTGGATATATGatgctaaaattattatttatttttctgttaagGTGTTCGGGACTTGCTCAGACAATGGGGAAGATACGGACATTtctttctggtttaatcattatATCATGTTTCCTTGTAAGCACTGCACAGCAAAAAGGTAATCTCCTTCCAGACAAATACTTGCCATgtctaatttactgaaaatgaacAATTTCCTAAATAATATAtggatatttattttaacatggtCCAAAGAAAATGAATGTTATTGATACGATTATGATTTTTGACCAATTGTGTATTTATAATTTGAATTGGGATTTCTGACTCTTTGGTCagaaatataaaagaaaacatATATTCAACGAGGAGAATGCACTTTACGGATTAAAAGTGAAAGTACAGATTTAAACTGTAACAAGTAAATTATATTCTTTGTaactttctattaaaaaaaataaaataaataaatgtatcatgtttcccacaaaagaaaaaacaaaacacaaaaattaagCAGTTCAACTCTTTCAAAATGTGTTTTGAGCATTAAATCATCATCTTTGAGAATGatctctgaaaactggagtaattgctgctgaaaattctgctttgtcaTCAggaacaaaaattacatttaaaaatatctattaaaatagaaaatagttattttaaaactgaaataatatttcacattattactgttttaatgtatttttaatcaaataaatgcagccttgatgacaTGAAAgacttaacattaaaaaaatcaaacagtagtgtatatttgtgTCATTTATGAAACTTATACATGTCTTAATTGTCATTGTTGTCTATTATATTCTCATTGATAGGATGCCTGGATGAAAATCCACCATATGACATTGCATTCCTTGTGGATAGTTCTAGCAGCATTGGTACTCGAGACTTCAGGGAGGTTAAGACGTTCATGCACACTTTCGTGGATGGTTTGGATATTGACACTAAAAATGTACAAGTTGGCCTTGCTCAGTTCAGCACCGATCCCCACAAAGAGTTCCTGATAGGGGACTATGCAAACAAAGCTGATCTGTTAAAGAAAATAGATAACCTTCCATACCGAACAGGAGGCACATACATGGGAAAAGCCATGGATTTTCTTAAGGACAACTATTTCACGAGTGCGGGTGGAAGCCGTATCAATGAAAAAGTGCCTCAGATTGTTATGGTTGTCACAGATGGAGACTCAGTTGATGATATAAAAGAACCTGCTGGAAAGCTGCGAGAGAAGGGTATTATCATCTTTGCCATTGGTGTTGGTCCAACGAATATGACTGAGTTAAAGGCTATTGCCAACACACCACCTGAGCGTTTTGTGGTTAAAATTGACAATTACCAAGCACTGGGAGGACTGACTGCCACCATGAAGGAGACAGTGTGTATCTTGATGAGGGATCAGGGGAAAGGTAATACTATTTATATACAGTTTGAATTAgctttgaattttcttttctttttaagttcAAGTTTAAATAATTGTATGTGTTGTTTGTTATTATATAATGTACATCAGTGATGTTACCAACTAACTGTTATTGTATATTgacaatacaaacacacacaaaagaaaaaaagaaagaaaaatgtcatttatatcaAGCATGTTGatgaatatttacttttttagtcCAAGCTGAGCTACAGTATGCTCATGCTGAGTACATATAAAACAAGTGTTGTGCTTTTGCCTCATGTCTTTTGCAGCTTTTCTTGCTGAAGTTGAAAGTAGTTCTGCCTTGTGTCTTGTATTCTAAAAATCATTATGTGTGAATGGCTTCTTATGAACTTTTATCTTAAATCACCACCACTGCTGCTTAAGTTGTAAGCAATAACTGTgtaatatgtttaatatttaatcattcatCCTATGTGCAAATTTATAAAATAGTTGTCAATTATTAATTTTGTGTCTGTTTCAGCCATTGCCCCAAGGTTTGCCGATGTATTTGTCCTGGTGGATAGTTTGGCCCAGAGTGAAACGCGGCAGATAAGGGAACTTCTCAACCAACTGGCTGTGCAGCTCAATGTGGGAGATGGATCACATAAGATCGCACTGGCTCAGTTTGGAGAGAAAGTTGTCAAGGAGTTCCTGTTTAATGATTATGAATTAATGGAACAAGCCAGAGGGTACATAAATCGGTTCGAGCCCAGGCCCAATGGAGAGCGAAAATTAGGACAGGCCATAGATTATGTTCGTACTCACTTTCTTAAAACGGTGTCTGGCAGCAGAATTTCTGAAGGCTACAAACAGTATCTGCTGCTGCTGAGAACAGGGAACTCTGCTGACTCCACTCTGAGGGCCATACGAACCATGGAGAATGAGGATGTGACTGTTATTGATATCAGATTGGAAGCAAATTTACTCTTCTTGTCACCTACGCTACGCACTTTCCAGGTTGATCAGAATATCATTGATGTTGCAACAAATATCACAAAACGAATTCAGAAAACAGAAGTTTTCAATGTTACAGGAGGTTAGTTTCCCTTTATTTCAACTATGTACAATAAAGACATAACAGGacattatgaattatgtgttcTTAAAGGTGCATTAAGTAAGTTTGACACATGATATGAATAATATTTTCGATTTAAACGAGATGACTCCAATCATATACATGAAgctgttttattcttatatttattcTAAGGTGGGTCACCACCAACCTCATGGTGGCTGCTATGTTGACATCATGACAAGCCAAGTTTTGCAATTCAACCAAAcagtaaacataatttttttcaaaaaagcattaACATATGTTGCATTTCAGTCagcttaatattgttttttttttttttatcaaaatgaataAGAGCCagtaaaacaaactgaaaacttaatttgattaaaaaaacatgcagtgtacaccataatatacaaataaaatgttaataatatgtgTAATTTTGTTATAATTGTTACTGTTAAATTTGACCACAGTATTTCCACTTGTTAACCtatattcatgtatttttattgtatttgaacAGATTGCACATCAGCCCAAGTTGCGGATATTGTGTTTATTGTGGACGAATCAGGTAGTATCACCAGTAGCAACTTTCTACTAGTGAAACGTTTCATCCACCGCACAATTAGTGGCCTCGATGTGAACTCTGACAATGTGAGGGTGGGAATGGTTCTTTACAGTGAGACACCCAGTTCTGATTTCTACTTGGACAGTTTCAATAACAAGATGGATATTCTGAACTATATTAAAATCTTACCATACAGAGGCGGAGGAACTGCAACTGGTGCGGCCCTGACGTTTGCCAAGGACAATCTCTTTACTAAGAGAAGGGGCAGCAGGAAAGGTTTAGGTGTTAAGCAGGTAGCTGTTGTCATCACTGATGGCAAGTCACAAGATGATGTCACCGCCCCAGCTGCTGAGCTGAGGCGCTCAGGAGTCACTGTATATGCCCTCGGGGTGAAGGATGCTAGTGTGGAGGAGCTCAAAAAAATAGGATCTTACCCTGCACGGCAGTTTGTGTTCAATGTGGATAGTTTTGAGATGCTAACTTCGCTGGAGAAAAGCCTCAGAAAGAGCCTTTGTAAGGTTGTGGTCGATAGAGGTTTTGAAAAGAACAATAGATTCAACCTGAAACAAGGTAAAAGCAACAAACAATGTAGGACACCATTAACTTCCTACAGTATATTGTCAAGGGAGTACATACTATTTCAAGTAACTGATTGATCAATTTGATAAATTAGTTAGAttcatcatgattttttttttgcctcataaCTTTTGATGAAATTTAAAGAGaaattattacataatattaaGATTTTTTCCATATTAATTGTATTACTTTGTATTCTTTTCCATACATTTTTAGTTTCAACTTCATAATACCATTAATTTAAAGAGCTTGTGATGAATATGTTATGCTTTAATTTAGtatgttatttttgcttttggtTTCTGCTTATAGTTTCTTTTCCTTGTAATTCAATCCTCACTTTTAGGATGTGTGAACACAGAGGAAGCCGATATTTATTTCCTGTTAGACAACTCTGGCAGCACTCGTGCCGACTTTGAAGATGTGAAGAAATTTATCCTAGGCGTCCTGCAGCTATTCATCATTGGACCCAATCAAGTTCGTGTGGGAATTGTGAATGTCGATCATGATCCGACACTACAGTTTAACCTGACGGAGCATGAAAATATAGTCTCCTTAGAAGCGGCTGTGCAAAACATCATTCAGCCCTATGGAGGCACAGAAACAGGAAAAGCGCTAACTTATGTGGCCAGTCTCTTTAGTCAGGCTAAAGCATCCCGTTCTGCTAAGGTTCAGGAGATTCTCATTGTCATTACTGATAAGGAATCCAAAGATGAGGTGGGTGAACCAGCGGCAGAGCTGAGGATTCAAGGTGTTTCAGTCTATGCCATTGGATTAAGAAATGCGGACCAGGAGGAGCTCTTAAGAATGACGGATGACACAGCTAAGCAGTTCTATGTGAGCAACTATGATGCTTTGAATACCCTCAAGACTGAAATTATCACTGATATTTGTTCACAAGAGGGTAAGACTAATAaatatactgatttttttttgtctggtttaaaaCAACATACATTCAAAACTccaaccaaaaatgtaaatgttgtcattaatcacttaacccaatgtcgttccaaacccgtaaaatctttgttcgtcttcggaacacaatttaaaatattttggatgaaaaccgggaggcttttgactgtcccattaactgccaagtaCATTacatccagaaaagtatgaaagacctCATCAGAATATCattgccatcagtggttcaaccgtaacattatgaagcgacaagaatactttttgtacccggagaaaacaaaataatgacttttggggggggggggggtggaataaccctttatatatatatatatattttttttttatacattaatgcttttattaaacatGGACACAGTAAACTGATGTGACAGTAACATTATACAATATAACAAAAGCTATTccttttttaaatgaacactgttcttttgaactttccatacATCAAAGAAGCTGGGGAGAAAATACCATAGTCTCCGCTAAACTGTTATGCAACACAGTTTTTCCTTACATTAATGATAATACACTTTTTTGAACACCAAATCAACATTTTAGAGAGATTTCTGAAGTATCTTGTGAAATCGAAGACTCAAGTGATGGCTTTGAAAAATCAGCATTGCCATAACGGGATTACAATTTTGAAATCCAttaaaaaagctatttaaaaattttataatattttacactattactgtttttacttaaacatttgaaaaattattGAAATTTCACAAACTTTTGGATAGTAGTGTAGCGTAAAGATTCTATTTCTAATTTTGAATATGTTAGATTTATTTACTGGATTTTTTCTTCTACTTTCTTTAGCCTGCAAGAACAAAGTGGCAGATATCATGTTTTTGATTGATGGCTCTTCTAGCATTTATGGCCCAGACTTTAATTCAATGAAGACGTTTATTACCAAAGTTGTAAATGGTACCGTCATTGGACAAGATAATGTGCACACTGGGGTGGTCCAGTACAGCGATAATCCGCGGGATCAGTTTCCACTGGATAAGTACTACAGCCAAGACAAAGTAGAGAAAGCGATTGACAGCATTACGCAGCTAACAGGAAACACATACACTGGAAAAGCGCTCTCATTCATTTCAAAGTATTTTGACAAATCCAACGGCGGTCGGCCTGATGTTCCACAGTTCCTTGTAGTTATCACAGATGGGGAAGCTCATGATGCTGTCGCTGCACCCGCAAAGGCAATCAGAGACAAGGGTGTGACCATCTTCTCAATAGGTGTGGGCCAAGTTAACACCACACAGCTTTGGGAGATCAGTGGAACTTCAGATAAAGTGTACGTGGAGAGGAATTTTGAAGCACTTCAGTCCATTGACAAAAACCTCCAATTCAAGCTCTGCAGCCCTGAAACAGGTGAATCATAAACATTCCTAAAATGGTCATGTATGCCACATTTACAGCACATCCTTATTGAAAAGATCAGCTTTGTTGTTTTGGTCTCTTGTTGTTTATACAAGGTTTAGATCATTTTGAATTTCTGTCTTTCATTTCATGAGTTGAATAGTGAATTCTGGAAGaacttgaatttgaatttgtattAGATTGACAGAAAGTTCAATGTACtgatttatagttaaaaaaaaaaaatcatcaggcAATGGCATTCTGCAAAATGCCACCCTtgatacattttaattcaaatttttcaaaagtaaatacatttttttttttataggtcagTTTTACAAACAATTTTACTTGAAGAGTTAATAAAGGGGTTCGTAAAGGCCATTTGAAGGCAAAGCAATGagtttgtgttaaaaaaatatccatatttaaaactttataaatcttAATCTCTAGCTTCAGCTAACTGTCGTATGTGCATACAAGGGAGAGTGGCATTTACAGCAATGGAAAACCAGCCTCTTCTTGgattatatcgaaatcctctgatgtttttctttaaaaacctttgttttgtacttctaattcatgaccagtGTTTTCTTTTGCCTTCCCCTTTGTACTTCTGCGTTAGTCATTTCTCACTGGATCTTAGGCTATCCCTATATCCTATGTCATTCGCTCCACTCTTTCGTGTACACGTGTATTACAGTTAGCTGTTAGGGTAAGTAAATCATGGGgccattttaatttttgtgtgaagtAACTTACTTGAATAGTAATTTTGCTTACTGTTTGTCACCAggttaaaattattcaaatgtaaaCATGTTGGTTGACTACAAAGTATGGCTGTGAAAAACATACTGTAGATATGAACAATATCAATCAAGCACTAGAATAAACCATTTTAGAACAGCCTGGCAATTTATGCTTATTggagtattttttttatgaaatattaataaatgtctttCTCATATTGTAGATTGTCCGAGCAATCCGTTGGCTGATGTGATCTTCCTGGTGCAGTGCACCAGACGGATTCGTAATCAAGACTTTGAAAACATTAGAAAATTTTTAATCTCCGTGGTGAACAGCATCCAAATTGGAGACAATCTAATTCGCTTTGGTGTTATTGTTTACTCGGGCACTCCATATCAATTCTCTTTAAACCAGTACAACAATAAACGTGAGTTAGTTGAGGCCATAGAAACCTTGAAGCCTCCAATTGGAAACGTCAACACGGACAAGGCTCTTGGATACTCAGTCAATTACTTCAAAGAAGAGAATGGTGGGCGCCATGAACGGGGCATCCCTCAAATGCTGTTCGTAATTACAGATGGTGATACTAAAGACCAAGACAATTTACGTGCACGGGCTAATGAGTTACAGTCCAAACATATAAATGTGTATGGAATTGGAGTGGCTAGAGCACAAGAGAGCGAGCTGGAGATCATTaccaagaacaaaaacaaaatcttcCACGTTGATAATTACGAGGGCCTTAAAGGACTGCAGAAGAACATCTCCAGTGTGCTTTGCAAAGTAACCAAACCAGGTAAAAGCTTTTGCTTCAGTCTTTAAGAATTGAAAGTCAAATTATATGTCAGATTTATCAACATGACCTGAACTGGATTGTCTCTGATTGTTTTGTCTTGCAGAATGCCATATGGAGGTAGCCGACCTGGTGTTTCTGATAGATGGATCTGAAAGCATCAAGGAGGGGCCATGGAAAACTATGATTTCTTTCTTGCTAAATGTTGTGGACCGCCTCCGTATTTCTCCTGAACTTTTCAGAATTGGTATAGCCCAGTTCAGCAGCTCATATCGAAAGGAGTTCTACTTAAATGAGCACAAAGATGTGGAGGGGGTGAAATCAGCAATTAAACAAATCAAGCAAATTAGTGAAGGAACATTAATTGGAAAGGCTCTAAGTAATGTTGTGGAATTCTTCGAAAAGAGCAAAGGGAGTCGCAGAGAGAGCCACATACCACAAAATCTTGTACTTATTACGGATGGCGATTCATCAGACAGTGTGAACGAAGCAGCCAAATATCTTAGGAGCCTTCAAATTAGCATCTTTGTTATTGCAATTGGGGATGTCTCAAAGTCACAGCTCACTAATATTGCTGGGTCACCTGATAGGATATTCAGTGTGGAGAACTTCGACTTACTTGAtcagacaacagaaacatttgttGATACCCTTTGTATTCCTCAATCCGTAGATCCAAGTGAGTAGAAGTAccatctatgtatatatatatatatatatataaaaacctatatatatataaaacctttttatgtgtactgcgttGGGTTAACCGAGACTTGCCATAGCACTTGCATTTAATTGATCTTTTTTTGGATTTGATTGCTTGATTGATTTACTTCttcatttgtaaatcgctttggataaaagcatctgctaaatgactaaatgtaaatgtgtgatattaaataaattagaatataactttaCAACTAACAGCGAATTAGGAATACACAGTATGGGCCCTATTTtatgatctaaacgcaaagtgtaaagcgcacggtgcaGGTGGACTCAGGgagtgtccaaatccacttttgctattttaacgacagaaaaaCGGTTGGCatgcccgggcgcatggtctaaacgggtagTCCCTATTCtgttaatgagtaatgggtgttttttgggcataacatgcaataaaccaatcagtctcatcttccattccctgtAAGAGCCAactgcgctcgtgccatgacggatttgctatttacacggcggaatttggcaagcatAAAAACATAacgcgtatatatatataatatatatatatatatatatatattatttatttatttatattagcctacaaaaaaatcgTATGCCTTGCAAtccttaaattttttatatttggcatgtttgtgtactGCTGTGCGTCActatgtttaataagcagcgtgtacactctttaaataacaaagaaaaaacattgcgctagactttagaccaggtttgagttggtctatggcgcagtatATTTTTAGctccttaaaggtcccgtttttcgcgctttttttgaagctttgattgtgtttacagtgtgcaatataacatgtgttcatgtttcgcgtgtaaaaaaacacagtatttttcacacaattcacctatctgtataccgctgttttcactgtcataaaaacgggctgatgacttccttgttctatgaagtccctccttcagaaatacgtaacgaacTCTGATTGTGCCATCGGCTCcggtgttgtgattcgacagcagctgagcgcatgctgccctcctggaaacgcgattgggctagttttggactagttttgagaagcaagtgggcaggagcacgtgctggagatgtacttataatcacaggagcgtttttttACTAACAAGATGTGCATTCGATtgttttgcacagccctaacatctagttaacaaacctaaacagtgttgccctttgagttataagttacagaaactgttaaacacaccttaaattataaaatacacttaccggttgtggttcataaacaacgccttctctagacaaagagggaactgctccatctttcaggaataatctttgtgcgaatccggcattaaactgattgagattgagcaagctgtcctcagcaaaatatgctgcacatagttttacatgtggattataattttcgggaaccgagttaaacataaattgtaaccattaatctccaagtacagcgtccctgggaaggccaaacaaagatgattggactccgagatgaaaataacagcgtttcgacgacatggcgacaaacacaaacgcagctcttcctcttctccgtcggagcgcaacaagaccacgctcCCCTTTTTGcatattcatgtgggcggaggttagtcaaaaaactgttttagggaTGTCactactgcaggaactagagcgAAATAGCCAAACGGgttgttttttgtaggcgaattctgttaaataaaatatctcacttggcattgaactttgagctttagaattttacagatattatttatactctaacaacaacattacacactaactaaagtttaaaacatcacgaagaacgggacctttaacacacctcttttttagaccgcacgcccatgggcgcaaaaatgagcgcaaatgaTTTTGCGAATTAAATgatgtggcgctggacgggaaaatgcgaacagcaccggactgaaactagaaaacacacttgcgctgcgccttgcaccGGGTTTATTAGAGGGCCCTATGTTTGTACTACAGTATATTGGTTCTTTGGCCGATATTATGATTTGTTTCTTAAATGTTCAGAgttaatttttcacatttttattcatttaaattaccTTTCAGTTTACCCGTCATCTAACTCTCCCTTAAAATGAATCTTTATTAACACTAATTGTTTAACTATTAATTTACTGTTAAATgaaatctttagcaaatctctaAATGTAGATTTTCCAAATTAAAATTTTCTGATGCCTAAATTAACttgtagtatttaaaaaatatatttaaaaaatcatttcacttttaattaaataaggtgatattttttatatatgcgTATACTTTTTCACTTATTTTGTTGTGATTAGAACATCGACAGCATTCAATTTATCACATATAAATTCTGTCTCTCTTTATTTAGGTTGTTCTATTGACATTGGCTTTGGATTTGATAACTCACGCACCAGTTTAAGTTCTCTGTCAATCTTTAAAGACCAAAAAAAGCTGCAGACCTACCTTCCCGAGATCATCCGGTATGTTTCTGTTGTGAACAACCTGTGCTGTGTCCGCAACCCAACCATCAATACCAATTTAGGGTTCAGACTGGTCGAGGATAGTGGAAGAATACTGGATGATTTTTCCTTTGAAGAGTACGATGGCGGTATAGTAAAAAAAGTGTTGGCACTTCAGACTTCGCGATCTCTGAAATTCAACACCCAGCTTCTACGCTCGTTTGAGGAGAAGTTCAGAGCTTCGAATTCTCATGTAAAGGTGAGAACATCAGTTAACAATCCAGCAAATCTGAAAACCACAGATAGATTTTTTATGTTGTTCTAAACTGGTCTCTTCATCAGAGAAGAAAGTTTTTCCTTGATTTCTCTTTCTAGGTGCTCATCATCTTTACAGATGGATTGGATGAACCTGTTGAGAACCTACTGATTGCTGTCAACAGCCTCAAGACCAGTGGTACAGCGATTAAACAGCAATGAGTTTCTTTAAAACACTGCGCTTCATGCTGCAGTTACAGTTACAGAAAAGCCTGCTTGGTTGAATATGCTCTTTACTAAGACTCCCTTTGTGACATTCACAGGTGTAAAAGCACTGATGATTGTGGCGCTAGAAGGGTTTAAAAACTCTGCTGTCCTGCAGAGGCTGGAGTTCGGTCGAGGGATGTACTACAAGCAGCTTCTCTCTATCGGCATGCAGAATGTGGGAAGTGTCATGCAGAATCAGATTGTAAGTCAACTTAAATTTCCAAAGGATGAGACTTTGAGAGAATTGGATCGTGGCGATGAGGAATGGCTctctatttcacaattatttggGCCTTATTTGTCACATGCAAGTACATTGTTATTTGAAGTACATTAGCTGCCCTAGCAATCATAACAGTGTTTGGACTGCTATGTAAACAAATGGCTTCCTGTGGGTGGGAGTGTGAGGCTTTCTTAGAGGAAGGGAAACAGCTGTTAGTTTTTAAAGAGTGCTGAAGAAGATGTCAT
This genomic window contains:
- the LOC132158697 gene encoding collagen alpha-6(VI) chain-like; the protein is MGKIRTFLSGLIIISCFLVSTAQQKGCLDENPPYDIAFLVDSSSSIGTRDFREVKTFMHTFVDGLDIDTKNVQVGLAQFSTDPHKEFLIGDYANKADLLKKIDNLPYRTGGTYMGKAMDFLKDNYFTSAGGSRINEKVPQIVMVVTDGDSVDDIKEPAGKLREKGIIIFAIGVGPTNMTELKAIANTPPERFVVKIDNYQALGGLTATMKETVCILMRDQGKAIAPRFADVFVLVDSLAQSETRQIRELLNQLAVQLNVGDGSHKIALAQFGEKVVKEFLFNDYELMEQARGYINRFEPRPNGERKLGQAIDYVRTHFLKTVSGSRISEGYKQYLLLLRTGNSADSTLRAIRTMENEDVTVIDIRLEANLLFLSPTLRTFQVDQNIIDVATNITKRIQKTEVFNVTGDCTSAQVADIVFIVDESGSITSSNFLLVKRFIHRTISGLDVNSDNVRVGMVLYSETPSSDFYLDSFNNKMDILNYIKILPYRGGGTATGAALTFAKDNLFTKRRGSRKGLGVKQVAVVITDGKSQDDVTAPAAELRRSGVTVYALGVKDASVEELKKIGSYPARQFVFNVDSFEMLTSLEKSLRKSLCKVVVDRGFEKNNRFNLKQGCVNTEEADIYFLLDNSGSTRADFEDVKKFILGVLQLFIIGPNQVRVGIVNVDHDPTLQFNLTEHENIVSLEAAVQNIIQPYGGTETGKALTYVASLFSQAKASRSAKVQEILIVITDKESKDEVGEPAAELRIQGVSVYAIGLRNADQEELLRMTDDTAKQFYVSNYDALNTLKTEIITDICSQEACKNKVADIMFLIDGSSSIYGPDFNSMKTFITKVVNGTVIGQDNVHTGVVQYSDNPRDQFPLDKYYSQDKVEKAIDSITQLTGNTYTGKALSFISKYFDKSNGGRPDVPQFLVVITDGEAHDAVAAPAKAIRDKGVTIFSIGVGQVNTTQLWEISGTSDKVYVERNFEALQSIDKNLQFKLCSPETDCPSNPLADVIFLVQCTRRIRNQDFENIRKFLISVVNSIQIGDNLIRFGVIVYSGTPYQFSLNQYNNKRELVEAIETLKPPIGNVNTDKALGYSVNYFKEENGGRHERGIPQMLFVITDGDTKDQDNLRARANELQSKHINVYGIGVARAQESELEIITKNKNKIFHVDNYEGLKGLQKNISSVLCKVTKPECHMEVADLVFLIDGSESIKEGPWKTMISFLLNVVDRLRISPELFRIGIAQFSSSYRKEFYLNEHKDVEGVKSAIKQIKQISEGTLIGKALSNVVEFFEKSKGSRRESHIPQNLVLITDGDSSDSVNEAAKYLRSLQISIFVIAIGDVSKSQLTNIAGSPDRIFSVENFDLLDQTTETFVDTLCIPQSVDPSCSIDIGFGFDNSRTSLSSLSIFKDQKKLQTYLPEIIRYVSVVNNLCCVRNPTINTNLGFRLVEDSGRILDDFSFEEYDGGIVKKVLALQTSRSLKFNTQLLRSFEEKFRASNSHVKVLIIFTDGLDEPVENLLIAVNSLKTSGVKALMIVALEGFKNSAVLQRLEFGRGMYYKQLLSIGMQNVGSVMQNQIDTVASRECCNIMCKCTGHEGARGKYGRPGVKGSPGQRGLPGFPGEEGGPGERGLPGLNGTQGHQGCMGKRGVKGGRGYTGNTGDEGEVGLDGVNGEQGVTGASGSSGERGDPGSPGPRGISGNPGDPGQRGLRGDPGRPGLDNNSRGPKGDIGGPGIQGEPGQDGLPGQIGVKGRPGPDGRRGSAGPLGPRGPTGAPGQQGLPGATGPLGAIGPPGPVGQKGYIGLPGPQGSPGSPGRPGSKGSSGSRGQKGQQGDPGDKGAFGPPGPRGLPGKDGADGYGVPGTKGQKGDSGFPGYPGLQGERGFKGSSGGGGPKGNRGRGGNAGRPGQPGDPGSEGINGHRGPKGPRGTRQISDCKLISYVRDNCVCCRDNVKCPAYPTDLVIGLDMSEDVQPQGFERMRSVVLRLLDNIHIAESNCPMGARVAVVAYSSYTKYLIRFTDYHRKNQLIDAVNNIALERTSNRRNIGAAMRFVGRNVLKRVRKGVLMRKVAIFLTAGESQDSTSLTTAILEYKALNIKLGVISLRNVPNIKKALEADETKSFILTVLGRMQDQNTTLSKVQSCVICFDSCRPARECDGTNLPSSPQELDVDLAVIVDGSRSILSDEYEGVKEVLGSVLDQIVVSSQPQGADSQARVAVYQQSSTYSEAQSGVKVIFGFQQFPDRSLMKRSIYQDLQQTGGSSQLDLAMEYAIMQGILTASKGRKNKMALFIIGEDMSSQDRAKLDFISKMAKCEGVVLFTLTLGDHISTAQVEQLASYPLEQHNIHLGHLKHGEHEYAQRFMRTFFHILSKNINSYPHPSLKSQCSNFQGRPGQHPDYEAAERPVYSVLVPSTPYPEEAVEEEVEEEDVGVEENEDQQNSGRGDSGVKSPFDSTDNLCHLNSDRGTLCGEYVQLWYYNEAVGTCLPFWYGGCGGNSNRFNSEKECLQTCGEQNTEEIFQAKEETAFINDACFMKQDAGPCSDYVLRWHFDIQQNKCIYFWYGGCGGNENRFKTQVECEAFCVRDI